ACCCGATGAGATGCTGAGGAAAAACCAAAGAGCGCTTAACAAAGCTATGCGCGACTTGGATCGGGAACGTATGAAAATGGAGCAGCAGGAGAAGAAGATTATAgccgatattaaaaaaatggcCAAAGAGGGTCAAATGGATGCCGTAAAAATAATGGCTAAGGATTTGGTGCGCACAAGACGATATGTGAAGAAATTCATGCTAATGAAAGCTAACATACAAGCGGTCTCACTGAAGATACAAACTTTGAAATCTCAGAATACTATGGCTGAAGCCATGAAGGGTATGTCGGCAAAAATTATAGGCTGAGCTAAATATTACAATTTTCCTTTTTGACATTTTCCATGCACAGGAGTCACCAAGGCCATGCAGAATATGAATAGACAAATGAATTTACCTCAAatacagaaaattttacacgactTTGAAAAGCAATCCGAAATTATGGACATGAAAGAAGAGATGATCAATGATGCCATGGATGATGCTATGGAAGATGAGGGCGATGAGGAGGAAACTGATGCCGTTGTTTCTCAAGTATTAGATGAGCTAGGCTTGCAATTGGGAGAACAGCTAGGTGATTTGCCCACAGCCTCCGGTTCTTTGTCCATTGCTGGTGGCAACAAAACTACTCCCACAGCTATTGCTGCTGGTGCGGCCGGCGGAACTGGTAACTCAGGAGGAAATGGTGGGGCCGCAGGCGGCAGTGGTCCATCATCTCCTATGTCCGATGCAGATGCCGACTTACAAGCTCGTCTGGATAAACTAAGACGAGATTAAGTTCATTTTCACGTTGTAAAGATAGATAATTAACAaactttttttgagaattttaacTGTGTTTTGATATTGATCACCTGCATATAACCAATAAATATATAAACCGCTAAGCATAGGGCAACTACACCACATGTACACGATGCGTTTATTTTTGTATCATCCCCCATAAACAAAAGTGTGAATATGTATTTTAAAATGGATGAGTATACGTTTTGGGACttcttttattgcaatataccataattatttcattttttaaaaatctccTCGTCCACAAATTTGAACTAACTTTACAGCGATAGGATAAATTCTAAGCATATCAGCAATAATTTAAGACTTAAGGTTCATAATGCAGCAAAAACAAACAGTAGCAACTGTTTCTATATTTAACTATAATAGCTTAAAATCCACTTTGGGTAAACACCTCCTCGACCTTGGAGAAAACTTCATCCGAACTGGGACTGGCATCGATTTGTTTCACTTTTCCAATCTCTTCAAAATGCTTTATAATGGGAAGTGAATCGTTGTTATAGGTTTGTATACGCTTTTTCAAACTCTCCATATTATCATCAGAACGTCCAGAACCACTCTGTCCACGACTCAAACAGCGATTAACACATACTTCTTCGGAGCAGTTGAAGaacaaaacaaattgaaaatccACTTTATCCGACATTTGCCTATTCCAAccatccaaattgtcttggttacGGGGAAAACCATCGATGAggaattt
This Stomoxys calcitrans chromosome 2, idStoCalc2.1, whole genome shotgun sequence DNA region includes the following protein-coding sequences:
- the LOC106089954 gene encoding charged multivesicular body protein 2a, with product MDWLFGKKISPDEMLRKNQRALNKAMRDLDRERMKMEQQEKKIIADIKKMAKEGQMDAVKIMAKDLVRTRRYVKKFMLMKANIQAVSLKIQTLKSQNTMAEAMKGVTKAMQNMNRQMNLPQIQKILHDFEKQSEIMDMKEEMINDAMDDAMEDEGDEEETDAVVSQVLDELGLQLGEQLGDLPTASGSLSIAGGNKTTPTAIAAGAAGGTGNSGGNGGAAGGSGPSSPMSDADADLQARLDKLRRD